A region of Toxorhynchites rutilus septentrionalis strain SRP chromosome 1, ASM2978413v1, whole genome shotgun sequence DNA encodes the following proteins:
- the LOC129761879 gene encoding uncharacterized protein F54F2.9, giving the protein MQSSHFAVVLLMLAVTLCAVSAHGWGSADMEIFDLVEEVNENFYDLMKINQNATSQEIKRAFRTLSVVLHPDKSDAEDANIKFRNLVSVYEILKDSGKREIYDKVLKEGLPNWKSALYYYRRVRKVGLAEGAAILLIVATVMQYFIAWAAYAEKKYTAEQLFGSKLKKLQKKNKTNVDIDTILSEIPTPSVFNTLPFQIPLCLWRTVTGTPGALKSAVSFYVEQRRLEEERKLKEKEEEELQQKLEEERAREKENRTLRKRNKKFVAPEKTDEELAAYTQSIIKSSGQADEASGRSKPKPLVTGGLWTEDDLNELVRLVKKYPGGTTDRWEIIAEMMGRSVSEVTFMAAKMKDGGYKVAGQTESVAEAIVQDAVKLKVKTKKPEQGAAAEANTNWSQTQQAALESAIQKYPKSGSSDRWQKIANSVPGKSKEECMARYKYLVELVKKQKGENKEKDTAETVAASNGEQPLEEERADEAKPNSNGKQNRKQEAVEDHSEDPEGEAGSAGKPASGGKAKNKRRERKKVIEYYSYEDSGEGSDAEEI; this is encoded by the exons ATGCAGTCAAGCCATTTCGCCGTGGTTTTGCTGATGCTGGCAGTAACATTGTGTGCCGTTTCGGCACATGGCTGGGGTTCCGCGGACATGGAAATCTTTGATCTCGTTGAGGAGGTCAACGAAAACTTCTACGATCTGATGAAGATCAATCAG AACGCAACAAGTCAGGAGATAAAGCGAGCCTTCCGGACACTATCGGTGGTGCTGCATCCGGACAAGAGCGACGCTGAGGATGCGAATATCAAGTTCAGGAATCTGGTCTCAGTTTACGAAATATTGAAGGACTCGGGCAAGAGAGAGATTTACGATAAGGTTCTGAAGGAGGGTCTTCCCAATTGGAAGTCCGCACTGTATTACTATCGACGGGTGCGAAAGGTTGGACTGGCCGAGGGAGCCGCTATTTTGCTTATCGTGGCAACGGTGATGCAATATTTCATTGCTTGGGCTGCGTATGCAGAGAAGAAGTATACCGCT GAACAACTTTTTGGAAGTAAGCTCAAAAAGctgcaaaagaaaaataagaccAATGTAGACATCGACACGATTCTGAGCGAAATTCCTACGCCAAGCGTGTTCAATACGCTACCGTTTCAAATTCCGCTGTGTTTGTGGCGAACTGTGACTGGAACTCCGGGTGCATTGAAGTCGGCAGTCAGCTTCTACGTTGAACAGAGAAGACTGGAAGAGGAGCGCAAACTGAA AGAAAAGGAGGAAGAGGAACTTCAGCAGAAGCTAGAGGAGGAGCGCGCTCGCGAGAAGGAGAACCGTACACTACGCAAGCGCAACAAGAAATTCGTGGCTCCCGAGAAGACCGACGAGGAGCTGGCAGCTTACACGCAGAGTATCATCAAAAGCTCCGGCCAAGCGGATGAAGCATCCGGTCGCTCGAAACCAAAGCCCCTGGTCACCGGTGGACTCTGGACCGAGGATGATTTGAACGAGTTGGTGAGGCTGGTGAAAAAGTATCCCGGGGGAACCACAGATCGGTGGGAGATCATCGCGGAGATGATGGGCCGATCGGTTTCGGAAGTGACCTTCATGGCTGCCAAGATGAAGGATGGTGGGTATAAGGTGGCTGGTCAAACGGAGAGCGTGGCGGAAGCGATCGTGCAGGATGCTGTCAAGTTGAAggtgaaaacgaaaaaacccGAGCAGGGGGCTGCAGCGGAAGCGAACACAAACTGGAGCCAAACCCAGCAAGCGGCATTGGAGTCGGCAATTCAGAAGTATCCGAAGAGTGGTTCCTCGGATCGGTGGCAGAAGATTGCCAACAGTGTGCCGGGTAAGAGCAAGGAGGAATGTATGGCACGATATAAATATTTAGTCGAGTTAGTCAAGAAGCAGAAAGGAGAAAACAAGGAGAAGGACACTGCGGAGACGGTTGCTGCTTCCAACGGGGAGCAGCCACTTGAGGAAGAGCGAGCGGACGAAGCGAAGCCTAATTCGAACGGGAAGCAAAATCGGAAACAGGAGGCAGTGGAAGACCATTCAGAAGATCCGGAAGGTGAGGCCGGATCAGCTGGAAAACCTGCGAGCGGAGGAAAGGCAAAGAATAAACGACGGGAGCGCAAAAAAGTCATCGAATATTATAGCTACGAAGATTCCGGAGAAGGTAGTGACGCTGAAGAGATTTAG